The following is a genomic window from Zerene cesonia ecotype Mississippi chromosome 13, Zerene_cesonia_1.1, whole genome shotgun sequence.
aatcaaaagatggaatataaataatacaattaatctaTGTAGTACCATAGTATTGTGGTATTTAtgctaatacatataaatacataatattatacaaacatttaagaTCTCAGTTATGTCACATGTTCcaaaatatacgtaaaaaaacttaaaacatgctttaatgatagaaatttaattgtcTCGCGGACTCTAATAGAGATAATACCTAATAAAATAGAGATAatacctaataaaatataaataatcctaattaagataataagataaactcattaaattGTCACCGATCTTTGATAAGTGCTTCAAGTTTTGAATTAAACCTGttgtttaaagtgggtcaaaatcgagtctaaagtagtcggttacatacaaacataaaagaaCGTACTAATTACAAAACAACACAGCAGATGTTACTATAAGTCACTGTATCAGCTCGCCGTATCCAAGAAAGGTTCATTACGATTAGAATCCCAACTGTTATTCCgtcaaaattacttttaactaGACCTCGCAGACGGTAAGACCAATGCAAGTCGAATTCAAATTCAGTCAAGCGTACAACCGATAGAAAGTGTACAAATTCgtttctttctttataaacGCCGCATTTACACTATAGGCTTCATTATTTCGTGTGATATGGATTGCTACACTTTGGTAAGTGTTTATGTAAGTTTATTTTGACATTTGGTGATTTCTGGACCGGTTTTATGTAGGGCTGGTCAGTATGCCTTTGGGTGACACGGTATGTGATATATATTACTGTCTGATTGCGAACTTAGCCCGCGGTTATACACCTTTACGtacaaccacagataacataatccTATACGTATAACGTACTAGTTATAGCGCAAATGACATACAAGTTTATATAAGAATTCGTCTGAAGCAATTTTGAACTGGTCATAGTAAAACttgaagtatttttttcattattacttTCTTTATCTTTCTGCCtgagtaatattaataatgatgatataaaaaaaaattattaaaaatgatgatataatttagtaaatattaatagaatgaAAAAGAGAATGTCACGTACTCAGAACCTCTGTTTTTTGTAGGAAAGTTAACGGTCGctccatataaaaatatacaaaaaaataggaCGTGGCATAAAATACATCTAGGTagcttttactttttattgtaacttTTTGTTCGTCATCGTTAAATTTcttcattaaattcaatacaatttatttgttattttatctgaAATCATTGTGTGACATCGTTTATTACAGCTTCTCCTGGCAAGTGTGGTGGTGACCAGCTCAGCGTGGTCAGCGCCGTTCTTCACTGTACACAGGCCGCTTCGTGTCACCAGATACGCTCCCTTACCACCTTTTCATAGAATTCCCAGTAAGCATTATTTTACTTCACAATATATTTGAGTTTCTAAAGAAATCTGAAGAAATTTGGAATCAGTGGCTACTGATTACTGTGGATACTGATACTAGCTGtaccccgcggttttacccacgtaGCACCTGATGTCATATAGCCTCTCTCAAGAAATGTGCTATGtgcactgaaagaattttccaaatcggaacagtagttcctgagattagcgcgttcaactaaacaaacaaactcttcagcttcataacATTAGTGTAGACCAGAGCTTTTTAAAGAACAATATGtcattttatcttaaattatgaatattttgagAGACTTCGCCCGCCTCCGTATTGTtgttaccttttaaaccttccctgggctattcagaatgcaccaaaaccatgattataaaaattagacCAGCGATtttcgagttttagcgagactatcAAAcagaaaatgatttttatatatataattatattaaatttcatttaaaaaagttttagttTTTCGCGTAGACAGGCCAACCCTTCGACaatctttacaattttaatgcaatgaACATCGTCACAAAACAATGAAGTCAGGGAACATCAAACATTCTCtgcttataaaattagttaaaagcaaacaaaattgttaaaaagcagttaacataatactatcaaaaatgaaatatgatatatagcTAAAACACCGTGTGTTACGCATTTTGTTTGCGGTTAGAAACACAAGTGGCCGATAGATTGCTGGAGTTATTGTTACAAGGTTgattttattggaaatatgAAAACGTAAAGcaagtgtttttatataatagttgcAATCTGATATAATGGTTATCCATAGAAAGCAAAGCCACAGATTTCTAAATAGTACTCGTGAAAAgcattttattgtaagtacGTTTTATGTTTAGTACGCTTATATTTGGGCTTAACGGcataattttcatatcatGCGCGTTATATAAGTGGTGTGTATCCATAAAATAGTACAAGATACACCTGCCATACTAAAACTTCGAAATGGAACTAAATGTTTCGGATAAAAGTAGTATAGTTCATATCTTTTTATAAGTTACAGCGGGCAagcgagctggtggttcgccgagtggtaagcaatcacaaacgcccatgaatatttgcagaaGTAGGGCCTCAGCAAAGCGTTGCTcacttttaaatgataaaggataaggaaaggattgactacggaaataaagaaataaactggGGAAACTAGCTATAAATTTGATACGAACGCGTGTATCGCGTAAATAGCGTGACAATATCGTCCCGTGAAGGAAGTGACGTAATAAATCGTCCTTTTAATTTATggatgttttgttttgtgtgtCACATCAGATTtaaggaataaaaagtataagtttataaaaaataaaaaaaaatattatcaccaGGCAgaattcgaacccgcgtcatttTGTCACACCGTTACAAAATGCAAAATGACACAGATTCCAAAACCGtctcgtgttttttttttctattcataaataatctCTCATTTATGAAACAATGCTACAAatccataatttaaataaaaagtatatacaatataatatattcttccAAGACATTCCTATTGTTCTACATAGTAGCTTATGAAAATAACTAGCAATCATTTTGTATCCTCTTACCACACGTACAAATCTGCTGATTAAATTAGACCCTGAAGGAATAAGTGTCCCGTAcgcaataattttatctagCTTCTCGTTATTTTAGTTCCAGTTCGCTACGAAAGATGGCAGCGGCCGAAGCGAGGTGAAGATGAATTTGACCACGACCGCGACCACGATCACGATGACCACGACCACGAAGATGGTGGCGTCACGGGCCCGGTCCACACGTTTGTGAAGACAGACAAGAACGCAAACTACAAATGGGGCGTTAGACACCACgtaggaaaaaaatataaatcgtaGCGGAGTTTCaatgaattttgttttgttttctatcTCATTATTGTGTGCGAATTCATTGGATTGCTTAATgtgatatgataattttaaaatataaaatatcatgtacatatatagtaatCGAGTCGTGGCTTAAAGCAATTGAGTGAACCGATGCtgctaatgataattatatgtttatgttttgataTCTAATAGAAAGGGATGAATggaaaataatgttatcattttatgtgaaaaccTTGAATAgaatgttcattttatttatattttgtgaatgttgaaaaaaaatacatgttttcaTATATGCAATCGTAGTTTATTTTCAGTTCACTGAAAAATGAATGACCACctaatagttttgttttttatttaaaatgcctACGAAAGTCATGGTGTTtaatcattcatcatcatcagcccatatatttcCCACTgtttggacataggcctcctatgagggttcaggccataattcaccacgctggccaagtgcgggttggcagatgtcacatgtctaaataattataataatgtaatagcAAGACCAAACTTAGCTCAGAGGCATCTAAAAcgactattatttaaaattcataataaattaattatcagcTTTTACAATGTAAATACCATCCAggtaattaatatcattttaaacgatttataGCCTTTATTAATTTCGTAGCTTTCAATCCACGAaatcaaaggaaaagataaaTAGACCTCGAATTTAACTGCATAGTTCTCGCTCCCGTggaattatcaaataaaaaactattatatatcctcccttgaagaagagacagacatgTAGATAGTACAtctcatttaatatttgtcgGGATCACTTACCAGAGGTTGCCACTTCAAAAATCTTGCGTCGTATACACTTACATAACTCCTTCCCAATTTAGAATGCATATGAAAAAATCGGTTGTAATTGACCATTTAAATAGTTGTCACGTAGCAGTCTAACTGCTCGAGTTAAAATGaggtgaatataataatacaaacatagaGTAGGCACATACGAAATACCATTTTGTATgattaaaaagaaatcgaTACCATGAATGCtatgagaaataaattaacggCGACTagatattaactttttatttgaaataaagttgCACTTTTAGATTGGTCTatgtatcttattttatacgaaTTCCCAAAGGCATTGCTTTACTGGAAAAATtacatgatatattttttttagtatttttatttaccttggGAAGTGATGTACGCAGTACGTTTTCACTGCGCATTAAATGTGTATCCTTCTTTAAGTAAAATACCAAAATACTTTTGTAATTGCTGattgttcattttattgcTACTGGATAAAGTGTTATCTGTAGTAGTATCTTAGCGAAACCTGATACccataaataactaaaagtattaattacaTCTTCCTTGAGGAGACCGGGAGTTGTcacatgataaaaaattactaatggACTAACTTTAACCTTCTTACTAAGTACGTATGAATGTTTTAACCAAAAACTCACGCAACAGAGTACTAGGTATTTCAGCAGAAGTTTACGAAAGCTTTATTAACAAAGACTTAATAAATGTCACACGACCGCTCTGTAAAAAAGCTTAGCTGTTGGTCGAGTGCTTGAtaaatgatgataatattCATATGATATATTCTTATACTTTTAGtatcatatacaaataaattgtttacacACAGCCCCTGCACCTCTTATGACTCACCATTGCTAAAATTCGGTCAGGACATTTATAGTTACAATCGATAATTAATGTCATATAGAACCAGGCCactacagataaataattgttacacTAAATAGTTTGAGTATTGTATAACTATATCAAATTACTCTGCGGTCGACACACACGACTACCCAAATCCGTTCACTTATAATTACGACACTGAAACTCGTATGTTACGCCGGCGTCGGCCTGTAAGGCTGAATACTATCTAGCGGAATATATGCCTCGCTTCATTTCTCGAtcatttgtttgaatttgtgTTAAGATAagtataaagttaatttaaaggAAGACAACAACTCCACATAAAAATGGTCTGAGAGATCAATTTACTAGCTTGGGcaacttaaaacaatatttttaaatagacaaaaatatCGACTGtgcaaaaatatgttaatatatttgcaaCTCCAGCTTATATAGTCTGTTTCAACGATATatattgatacaaataaaCGTATCGTTAATTGATTATCTATGGAGTTGTCTCTGGTATGTAAGAAGAACATAAAATAAGCAATTAGTCCAGTCGCTACAGATGTCGTGTTTTATGAAAAAGTTACATAGAATTGCAATCATCGCACACTCTCTATTGAAATGTCTGAATATTGAATAACCTtagataataatacttaaaaactttaaagctTCAATTCATTCACGATAAAATCATAcctttaaatcaaataattgcAATATCGTGTTTTATTAAACCCTGTACAcaagtataataattgtttaaaacatattataatattagttgcgGTGAACACGATCATGAGCAAGCAACCTTACaatgacataataattataataataacatagtgTTGCTTATCTAAATTAACTCGTAGTTCCGGATGCAGGTCAACTAATTTTTGACCTATCAGTCAAATTggtttcatataaatgtataggtactaattatatatagccGGAGAGTTAGTTTGAACGCGCTGAACTCAggatctactgaaccgatttcgaaaaatcttttattgcCATTAATaagtacgtgatccctgataGACTGAATACGTAgctcgggcgaagccggagcagagtctctatatatataaaagaaagttatGGTAGTTATACGACTAATAAGAAGTgaagtagttttatttttattttatctacaagTTTTGTTTCGACATTTGCCTAcagtatataacaaaatatatacaattaaagaCAAAAGAAAGAGTATGCAAATTGCTcgaatgataaataaattgaaaacttaaaaGCAAAGTTATTTCTCCTCAGTTTTTCTTAGTTAGTTCTTTATTCTAAACGTTGCAGGAAGTAGAACTTGTCTCTTTagtcatatattttacaaacaagatttaagatatatgtatgtaaaatttatgatgtaggtatgtaaaatgtatgactatatttttgatacattgatacttaattgtaattatttcgcCAAGTCGTACAACATATAGTTTGctccaattttataatttagtaacgACCAAAAACACTTATACTATAAAGGGATATAATATGAGAAGGTCGAGTCTAGTTCTAAATGCATTTGGTGTGACAGTTTAGAGGTATAACCTTATCCCAATTGCAGTGAGGTGTGGCGAATGGATACAATGGTTGTTGCTATGTGCTCAGAgcattacaaattacaatacacATTTGGTACACTTGCAAACATGTGTAACTGATAGATACATCTTGATTGTGAGGAACGTCTTTAGTCTGTGTTGCAACCTGTAAATTTAACTAGTACATACATTTAACTagtgtttgttgtttgttttcatGTCGGTTATGCTGAATTATAAtcgtttattataaagttatcgAATTTATAAAGCGTGACTAACTAATATGGCATTAATAAGGCGTTTTGAATGTACTATCTTGCCTgtgattttaatacatagggttttattgtataaatgagATCGAGTGAAGTACTTGAGATCATGTACTGTAAATAATTAGAGATAGAACTTGACTCTAAGCTTCAATTATTAACatgtacatatacatataataacattttattagtttttataggtAGTAAAAAGTGTCTACTTTAATCAGTTTTTCAACAAACTTCATGTTTGATAGCTGACAGAGAGGGGATCAAATGGAAAATAATGTGATAATTTTGTGTTACAACCaatttaagatatataatacgtttattttatttaaatacgatcttgtgtaaatatttttcattcgttagtattttttaaagtcataAGCGGGCATCTGAGTtcgtggttcgcctgatggtaagcgaagAACACCGCCGATGAACATTCGctgaggtagtgcctctgcgaatgcgctgtcagcttttaaaggaaaggattgacgacagaAAACTGCTCTGTTCTCCtccggttttctgtggaggtgtggtacttctccaGTGCGAGCTGCTCccaaatatacatttgttctttgactgttttttaatagtatagtgacaataaattaacataatgtaAGCAATACATAATTCAAATGAGATATAGTCATATAGTATCAGATGCATTGAAAGTAACTATGAATCGAATATAAGATCTGAACTTTAGATACGTGTACGCCATTGAAAACGCTAAATGTTAAAGCCATTTAAACTCCGCCGTCACTTATTAGGCgataaaaatcacaaatgcataatgcaaaatttaataaatctaacaTCGCCTTTGTGTTCAAAAAGACatattctttgttttaatgtgTAGCAAAGTCAAGGGAAATAACAAAGATATGAAGGAAGTTCAAGATTGGCTTGATCGAGGCGATAAAATCTAAACAGAAGAAGGAATACATCGTCGTATACAGTTAGTTGAATGGAAAATGAAACGCAATTTccgcaaaatataatattagcctatttaattattcattaaccTATAGTCttatataatcctactaatccaactaataaatgcgaaagtatgtaaggatgtgtgtgtgtttgttgctctttcacgcaaaaactactgaaccgattgcaattaaatttgttacgtagttggacaactgaaataacatataggctttttatccgatattcctacgagataacGACTTacacgagtgaaaccgcggggcgcagctagtcttatataatCTCAATTCAGTTCAAACTTAAATGTACAATCTAATAGACAATCACTTATTAAGGAAAATTTTAGGTACCTGTAATTTCGCACTTAACAGTTAACAAGCACTTGGCATATTGCCGAGAATCATGTTTATCCGTGGTTTGATTAGaagtttagtattatttaaataaagaactaaatcgtcttcaaattgtcagaacgaAACCAAAATAGGACCACATGGCACTAgctttgaaatgaaataagaatCGTAAAAATTTGTTCACCCAGTGTAAAACTAtgtaaacaacataaaaaatacaatcggaTTGTtcacctcctccttttttaagtcggttaaaagCTACACATAAATGCCCAACCGCACCCGGCTCCTTGTAGAGCTTTGGATAAAGTATTGATACTATAGTATAAAATGGCAAACGCCGTTTGAAACTTCATATTGCAAACGCTTGGTcggtttaaaatatacttttttttaatgtcattgtcggcgatggagctggtgggtcgcctgttggtaagcgctaccgcTAGCCGTCCATTGCGGATTGCTATACGCTTAGATCTTTCACATTAAGCAACAGATTTtggtagttttttatttaatagacagactgattcaagaggaaggtataTATGTAGATATCATGTATTATTGCACACGTGCAAAGCTGGGGCGAGTCGCTagttttgacgtgacaacgtcttaaattaggttgcggctcggagtcactcatgaaaaagtgtaacgcccggtaacgttacgatgagtcaccgaactatgatcggtccgccgcgcgcgcagcactagagaattaggcgcattgaatcggcgcgtgcttgtgtctctgtctctgtctttctcgagcgttcttggcgttg
Proteins encoded in this region:
- the LOC119831397 gene encoding uncharacterized protein LOC119831397 — translated: MDCYTLLLLASVVVTSSAWSAPFFTVHRPLRVTRYAPLPPFHRIPIPVRYERWQRPKRGEDEFDHDRDHDHDDHDHEDGGVTGPVHTFVKTDKNANYKWGVRHHVGKKYKS